The following proteins come from a genomic window of Triticum aestivum cultivar Chinese Spring chromosome 6A, IWGSC CS RefSeq v2.1, whole genome shotgun sequence:
- the LOC123128392 gene encoding protease Do-like 9, translated as MDGSASKGKRKRGRKSKAAADHPSPSPDAPAAVVAENPAPAAAGRRGRKPRRVEVEAPAAADASTPQRGDAKHLANGGDAAMAELGPAGWEEVVRVVPSMDAVVKVFCVHTEPNFSLPWQRKRQYSSSSSGFIIGGRRVLTNAHSVEHFTQVKLKKRGSDTKYLATVLAIGTECDIALLTVSDDEFWEGVTPVEFGSLPALQDAVTVVGYPIGGDTISVTSGVVSRIEILSYVHGSTELLGLQIDAAINSGNSGGPAFNDRGICVGIAFQSLKHEDVENIGYVIPTPVIKHFIQDYEKSGAYTGFPIIGIEWQKMENPDLRKAMGMKPDQKGVRVRRVEPTAPESGCLQPSDIILSFDGVDIANDGTVPFRHGERIGFSYLVSQKYTGDKALIKVLRNSKVHEFKIKLATHKRLIAAHVKGRPPSYYIVAGFVFAAVSVPYLRSEYGKDYEYDAPVKLLVKHLHSMAESPDEQLVVVSQVLVADINIGYEDIVNTQVLAVNGHPVKNLKDLVTTVENCKDEFLKFDLEYDQIVVLETKTAKAATEDILTTHCIPSAMSDDLKA; from the exons ATGGACGGCTCCGCCTCCAAGGGCAAGCGCAAGCGCGGCCGCAAGAGCAAGGCGGCAGCGGACCACCCCTCGCCGTCCCCCGATGCCCCCGCCGCCGTGGTCGCCGAGaaccccgcccccgccgccgccggccgccgcgggcgcaagccgcgacgcgtcgaggtcgAGGCCCCGGCCGCCGCGGACGCCTCCACGCCCCAGCGCGGGGACGCGAAGCACCTGGCGAACGGTGGGGACGCGGCGATGGCGGAGCTGGGCCCCGCGGGCTGGGAGGAGGTCGTCAGGGTGGTGCCGTCCATGGACGCGGTCGTCAAGGTGTTCTGCGTGCACACCGAGCCCAACTTCTCGCTGCCGTGGCAGCGGAAGCGGCAGTACAgctccagcagcagcggcttcaTCATCGGCGGCCGGCGCGTCCTCACCAACGCCCACTCTGTCGAGCACTTCACCCAGGTCAAGCTTAAGAAGCGCGGGTCCGACACCAAGTACCTCGCCACCGTCCTCGCCATAGGCACCGAGTGCGACATTG CCTTGTTAACTGTCAGTGATGATGAGTTCTGGGAGGGAGTTACACCAGTTGAGTTTGGGTCGTTGCCAGCACTTCAGGATGCAGTCACTGTTGTTGGTTATCCAATTGGAGGAGATACAATATCAGTGACAAGTGGTGTGGTCTCTAGGATAGAGATACTGTCCTATGTGCATGGTTCTACCGAACTTTTAGGGTTGCAG ATAGATGCAGCTATTAATTCAGGAAATTCAGGTGGCCCAGCTTTTAATGATAGGGGCATATGTGTTGGCATAGCTTTTCAGTCTCTCAAACATGAAGATGTAGAGAATATAGGTTATGTGATACCCACCCCAGTTATCAAGCATTTTATTCAAGACTATGAAAAATCTGGAGCATATACAG GCTTCCCTATAATTGGGATAGAATGGCAGAAAATGGAAAATCCCGATCTCCGGAAAGCAATGGGAATGAAACCTGATCAAAAGGGTGTTCGTGTTAGGAGAGTGGAACCTACTGCTCCCGAGTCTGGATGTCTGCAACCGTCAGATATTATTCTTAGCTTTGATGGAGTTGACATTGCCAATGATGGTACAG TTCCTTTCAGGCATGGCGAGCGAATTGGCTTTAGTTACCTTGTTTCTCAGAAATATACCGGTGACAAAGCCCTTATCAAAGTCCTGCGCAActcaaaagttcatgaatttaaaataaAGCTAGCGACCCACAAGCGGCTCATTGCAGCTCATGTCAAGGGCAGGCCACCATCATATTACATTGTTGCTGGCTTTGTTTTTGCAGCTGTCTCTGTTCCATATCTCCGTTCTGAG TATGGGAAAGACTACGAATATGATGCACCTGTCAAGTTGTTGGTCAAGCATTTGCATTCAATGGCGGAATCACCTGATGAACAGCTGGTGGTTGTATCACAG GTGCTTGTGGCAGATATCAATATCGGTTATGAAGATATTGTCAATACGCAG GTCCTTGCCGTTAATGGTCATCCTGTGAAAAATCTGAAGGACTTAGTGACAACAGTGGAAAATTGCAAGGATGAATTCTTGAAGTTTGATTTGGAGTATGACCAG ATCGTTGTCCTGGAGACAAAAACCGCGAAGGCTGCTACCGAAGACATTCTGACAACGCACTGCATCCCGTCGGCCATGTCTGATGACCTGAAGGCCTAA